The sequence GATTTAGGAGAAAGAAAGACAGAAGATGATGATGTAGACCTTTTAGTAGAAAAAGGTGTCACATTAGGCAGATATAACGGTATAACGCTATATGACAACTCTAATACTCATGTTTTGGTTTGTGCACCGACAAGAAGCGGAAAAGGAGTGGGAATAATAATACCTTCCTTAGTCCATTCTTGGACAGAAAGTGCTGTTGTTTTGGATATAAAAGGAGAAAATCAGGTACTAACATCAGAAGCCCGAAGAAAAAACTTAAATAATAAGGCTATAACTCTATTTTTAAATGATAGACGAAGTATAAAGTATAATCCGCTTGAAGAAATAAAATTCAATACAAGCTTTGAACAATCAAATGCAAGAAGTATAGCAGAAATAATAGTAAGTACAGGGGCTACAGGAAGTCTTGATTTTTGGGAAACGTCAGCATTAGACTATTTAACTGGAATTATGCTTTATTGCCTTTATACAATCGGAGAAGATAAAAACGGGGAAAATAGAAAAGCGAATTTATATGATGTAGTAAATTTTTTCTCACAGAATAAGGTTCAAAAAATAGCAGAAAAATTAATAAATAAACCCATTTTAAGCGAACTTGAAGCATATAACCTAAGAAATTATTACCCTATAGAAACAGAATTAATAGATAAGGGAATTCACCCTTTTGTAAATAAAATAATGATAAAAATAGCGAATGAACCAGAAAAAACCTTTGGCGGACAGTTAGCTACTTTAAAAACTAAAATGTCAGTGTTTGAACAGCCTGAAATAGTAAATAATCTTTCTAAAAGTGAATTTTCAATAAGAGATATAGCGAATTACAAAAAGCCAGTAACTTTATACATAAGAGTAAATTCTGATGAAATCCCAATTTTAAAATCTGTAATTAATATATTTGTTGCTCAATTAGTTAATGGGTTAATGAATAATAAGGAATTTGAAAAAAGTATATTTAAAAATACAAGCAGAACTTTGATTTTATTAGATGAATTTTCTCAATTAGAGAGAGCAAAAGCTATTGAAGATACAATAACATTTAGTGCAGGGTACGGGCTTAAATATGTAGTAATCTTACAAAATTTAGAACAGTTAGAAAAAAATTATACTAAGAATAATCCGTTTGTAGGAAACTGTCAGGTTCAAGTATTTAATACTCCTGATAAGACAGAAATGGCGAAAGAATTATCAGAAATATTAGGAGAGAAGACATTAAAAGTAAAAAATAGAACAAGTGCAGGAAACACAAGAAGTAGCATAAGTAGCAGTTATATAAGCCGAAGATTATTAATGCCTGACGAAGTCATGAGATATACAAAGAAAAAATCCATGTTAAAGGTAGGAAATAAGCCCATAGTATCAGCCAACAAGATAAGATATTTTAAAGAAAAATTTTATATGTCCAAAATAATAGAAGATGTAAATGTAAAACAGGACAAATTATAAGGAGAAAAAAATGTTTGATTTAGAGCAAGCCAAACAGGACTTAGAGGAACAAAAAAGACTTATAAAATCCATGTTAGGCGGAATAAATGAGTTTTTGGAAAGAGAAGATGTAACAGACATAATGTTAAATCAAGATTCATATATATGGATTGATACTTATACAGGAACAGAAAAAACAATAAAAATAAGTGAAGATAAGGCACAATCTATAATGCGGACAGTTGCAAAGTTCAATAATAAAGAATTGGACAACAATAATCCTATAATATCAGGAATTTTGCCGACTGGGGAAAGATTCGAGGGATTGACAGGGGAGATAACTCATTTTAAAACAGTTTTTTCAATAAGAAAAAAGGCAAATAGAATAATTGCTCTTGATGAATATGTAGAAACAGGTTTTATAACTAAAGAACAAAAAGAATATATAACTGAAAATGTAAAAAATAGAAAAAATATATTGGTAGTTGGTGGAACATCATCAGGAAAAACAACATTTACTAATGCCTGCTTAGATATATTAAAAGACACAACAGATAGAATAATAATGTTAGAGGATACGGACGAATTACAATGTCCTGCTCCCAATCAAATAAAATTGAAGTCTACTGCAATAATAGAAATGAAAACTTTACTACAAAGCACTATGAGAATGAATCCGATCAGAATTATAGTAGGAGAATTACGGAGAGGAAAAGAAACCCAAGAAATGTTAAAAGCTTGGAATTCAGGACATAGTGGCGGATTATCAACAATTCATGCTGATGATTGCAGAGGTGGACTTCTAAAATTAAAACAATATTTACAAGAAGAAACAGAGGGGGATAGTTCTTTAATGATAGCTAATTCTGTTCATGTATTGATAAATATAG comes from Sebaldella sp. S0638 and encodes:
- a CDS encoding type IV secretory system conjugative DNA transfer family protein, which gives rise to MDNKERKKKIFIQTKSKLIIVVIMTILINFIGFQTSNRAFLKKYNKKESTAYYLYDYEQSNLSLKLTNFTKKEKDLLENLKSTMDMNKMLLDNFYVGYKTSPKTEALEKEFKEKKEAYFKSLGEVEAQKKKIKKLEQMRIQQISVNELKSLKNTEYKYNGAEKGSIKREMFKRGIYFFLFSLTPFLLLLEIKNKDTHGSARWAKISDLGERKTEDDDVDLLVEKGVTLGRYNGITLYDNSNTHVLVCAPTRSGKGVGIIIPSLVHSWTESAVVLDIKGENQVLTSEARRKNLNNKAITLFLNDRRSIKYNPLEEIKFNTSFEQSNARSIAEIIVSTGATGSLDFWETSALDYLTGIMLYCLYTIGEDKNGENRKANLYDVVNFFSQNKVQKIAEKLINKPILSELEAYNLRNYYPIETELIDKGIHPFVNKIMIKIANEPEKTFGGQLATLKTKMSVFEQPEIVNNLSKSEFSIRDIANYKKPVTLYIRVNSDEIPILKSVINIFVAQLVNGLMNNKEFEKSIFKNTSRTLILLDEFSQLERAKAIEDTITFSAGYGLKYVVILQNLEQLEKNYTKNNPFVGNCQVQVFNTPDKTEMAKELSEILGEKTLKVKNRTSAGNTRSSISSSYISRRLLMPDEVMRYTKKKSMLKVGNKPIVSANKIRYFKEKFYMSKIIEDVNVKQDKL
- a CDS encoding ATPase, T2SS/T4P/T4SS family; protein product: MFDLEQAKQDLEEQKRLIKSMLGGINEFLEREDVTDIMLNQDSYIWIDTYTGTEKTIKISEDKAQSIMRTVAKFNNKELDNNNPIISGILPTGERFEGLTGEITHFKTVFSIRKKANRIIALDEYVETGFITKEQKEYITENVKNRKNILVVGGTSSGKTTFTNACLDILKDTTDRIIMLEDTDELQCPAPNQIKLKSTAIIEMKTLLQSTMRMNPIRIIVGELRRGKETQEMLKAWNSGHSGGLSTIHADDCRGGLLKLKQYLQEETEGDSSLMIANSVHVLINIVKENNRRYVREIMEIKDYNEETKKYELQKI